A section of the Dehalobacter sp. DCM genome encodes:
- a CDS encoding CD1845 family protein has product MRFLMKLFLFPITLALTILVAACRLLCQLSTMVLGIVAFVCFAIALGTIVLLQDVPEGLKLMGLAWLISPFGLPLIAAFLVELLGVFNDSLKAI; this is encoded by the coding sequence ATGAGATTTCTCATGAAGTTGTTCTTATTCCCAATCACACTGGCTTTAACAATCCTTGTTGCAGCCTGCCGTTTGCTGTGTCAGCTGTCTACCATGGTGCTGGGGATCGTGGCTTTTGTCTGCTTTGCCATCGCACTAGGAACCATAGTCCTGCTGCAGGATGTCCCGGAAGGTCTGAAATTGATGGGCCTGGCCTGGCTGATCAGTCCCTTCGGACTGCCGCTGATCGCAGCATTCCTGGTAGAACTGCTTGGCGTATTTAATGATTCCCTGAAAGCTATTTAA
- a CDS encoding plasmid mobilization protein has product MVNEREKALIEEKMRQLGTKNMGAYIRKMAIDGYVVRLDLSDISELVSLLRRSSNNLNQYAKRAHETGRIYEADIEDVQSSLKSVWEKADQIMTRLSTID; this is encoded by the coding sequence ATGGTCAATGAGCGTGAAAAAGCGCTGATCGAAGAAAAGATGCGCCAGTTAGGGACAAAAAACATGGGGGCTTACATCAGGAAGATGGCCATTGACGGCTATGTAGTCCGCCTGGACCTCTCCGATATTTCTGAACTGGTATCGCTCCTTCGAAGAAGCAGCAACAATCTGAATCAATACGCCAAGCGGGCTCATGAGACCGGACGCATCTATGAAGCCGATATTGAGGATGTCCAGAGCAGTTTGAAGAGCGTATGGGAAAAGGCGGACCAGATCATGACCCGCCTTTCCACCATAGATTAA
- a CDS encoding transposon-transfer assisting family protein, translating to MDRFSIEELNLMCIYDTGTRSGLIAGLEKIDLELAPDDAELSELIQSALKKLTAMSDQEYGELILVPDYKEEDD from the coding sequence ATGGATAGATTCAGTATTGAAGAGCTTAACCTCATGTGTATTTATGATACCGGCACCCGGTCCGGTCTGATTGCAGGACTTGAAAAAATCGACCTGGAGCTTGCCCCTGACGACGCGGAACTCTCCGAACTTATCCAAAGTGCCTTGAAGAAGCTGACGGCCATGAGTGATCAGGAATATGGAGAGTTGATCCTGGTTCCCGACTACAAAGAAGAAGACGACTAA
- a CDS encoding YodL domain-containing protein, which yields MEFLTGPDDTYAVYQLRNDENLRNHQFESLYHLQKLGLTVDYKNYDLTYTGHFEAASDTNGTLNDIYEKFNEDRPKDFTGHSLSMSDVIVLKQHGDYTAHYVDAIGFKEVPEFIKPINSLRSIEDTVEQNDNQFDGLINNVPTKDSDKTREAVEGREEKKPQKESVKQRLKKSSEKPELSKTPPHKTAEMER from the coding sequence GTGGAATTCCTCACAGGTCCGGATGACACCTATGCCGTCTATCAGCTGAGAAACGATGAGAATCTGCGAAACCATCAATTTGAGAGCCTGTATCACCTGCAGAAGCTTGGTCTGACTGTGGACTATAAGAATTATGATCTGACCTATACCGGTCATTTTGAGGCGGCTTCGGACACAAACGGGACGCTGAACGACATCTATGAAAAGTTCAATGAAGACCGACCCAAGGACTTCACAGGGCATAGCCTATCCATGAGCGATGTCATTGTCTTGAAGCAACACGGTGACTACACGGCTCATTATGTGGATGCCATCGGCTTCAAGGAAGTGCCGGAGTTCATCAAACCCATCAACTCCTTGCGGAGCATCGAGGATACGGTGGAGCAAAATGACAATCAATTTGATGGACTGATCAATAACGTCCCTACCAAAGATTCGGATAAGACCAGAGAGGCTGTCGAAGGTCGTGAAGAGAAAAAGCCACAGAAGGAATCGGTAAAGCAGCGGCTGAAAAAGTCTTCTGAAAAACCAGAGCTCAGCAAAACGCCGCCTCACAAAACTGCAGAAATGGAGAGATAA
- a CDS encoding DNA topoisomerase 3 yields MRLVIAEKPSVAQSIASVLGANNRKDGYLEGTDVLVSWCVGHLVELSPADVYDERFGKWRFEDLPILPEPWKYQIPKDKQKQFKILKSLLGEARVTEIICATDAGREGELIFRLVYRQAGCQKPVKRLWISSMEDQAISEGFKKLKPSQEYDPLYQSALCRAQADWLIGINATRLFSVLYRQTLNVGRVMSPTLSMIVDRWSAIQDFRSEPFYTVVLKLPGFEAASEKLKIKAEAEKLLAQCHGKSAAVTEVRTQEKAEKPPKLYDLTTLQREANRLLGYTAQQTLDYAQSLYEKKLITYPRTDSRYLTADMAQSTADVIQSALFLLPEKLTKGYSTDLKQLLNDSKVSDHHAIIPTHALKENILESLPKGEQELLKLLAIRLITAAGEAHRYSETTVALDCSGQQFTAKGKTILQSGWKSVEEHYRSTITTRKTEKKAETPLPRLEKDQHFDSVSVRLEEGKTTPPKLFTEDTLLSAMENAGLEDLPEDAERKGLGTPATRAGILEKLIKTELVERHGDKKLKTLQPTHKGIALATILPEQIKSPQMTAEWEEKLKRIEKGQLSPEIFMTEISQHLKDLVGTYRAVSEAPGELALNPESIGSCPRCGDQVLEGERRFFCQNKTCTFALWKENRFFKDKKKVLTREVAAALLQEGSILMKNLYSPKTQKTYDARIIMEDTGGKYVNFRLEFSPGETKDKHKTSTKSKERMEKS; encoded by the coding sequence ATGAGACTGGTGATCGCAGAAAAACCAAGTGTGGCCCAGTCTATTGCCTCTGTGCTGGGAGCAAACAACCGAAAGGACGGCTATCTGGAAGGAACGGATGTCCTGGTTTCCTGGTGCGTCGGCCATCTTGTGGAACTCTCACCGGCAGATGTCTACGACGAGCGCTTTGGCAAATGGCGCTTCGAGGATCTGCCGATCCTTCCGGAGCCATGGAAATACCAGATACCCAAGGACAAGCAAAAGCAATTCAAAATCCTGAAAAGCCTGCTGGGTGAAGCCCGAGTGACGGAGATCATCTGCGCCACGGATGCCGGACGTGAAGGGGAACTGATCTTCCGTCTGGTCTATCGCCAGGCGGGATGTCAGAAACCGGTGAAGCGCCTATGGATTAGCTCCATGGAGGATCAGGCCATCAGCGAAGGTTTCAAGAAACTAAAGCCCAGCCAGGAATATGATCCGCTCTATCAATCTGCCCTCTGTCGGGCACAGGCGGATTGGCTGATTGGAATCAACGCAACGAGACTCTTTTCTGTTTTGTATCGTCAGACCCTTAATGTTGGACGCGTCATGTCTCCCACGCTGTCCATGATCGTGGATCGCTGGTCCGCCATTCAGGATTTCAGATCCGAGCCATTCTACACCGTTGTACTGAAACTCCCCGGTTTTGAGGCAGCCAGTGAAAAGCTGAAGATCAAGGCCGAGGCTGAAAAACTCCTGGCTCAATGCCATGGAAAGTCCGCCGCAGTCACTGAAGTAAGGACCCAGGAGAAGGCGGAAAAACCGCCTAAGCTCTATGATCTGACCACCCTGCAGCGGGAAGCCAACCGACTTCTTGGCTACACGGCCCAGCAAACGCTAGATTATGCCCAAAGCCTCTATGAAAAAAAGCTCATCACCTATCCCCGAACCGACAGCCGCTACCTGACGGCTGACATGGCGCAGTCCACTGCAGACGTCATTCAGTCAGCACTTTTCCTTTTGCCAGAGAAATTGACGAAGGGATATTCGACGGATCTAAAGCAATTGCTGAATGATTCCAAGGTCAGCGACCATCACGCCATCATCCCGACCCATGCACTGAAGGAAAATATCCTGGAGAGTCTGCCCAAGGGCGAGCAGGAGCTCTTAAAGCTACTGGCTATCCGCCTCATCACAGCTGCTGGAGAAGCTCATCGCTATTCTGAAACGACGGTTGCGCTGGACTGCTCTGGCCAACAATTCACCGCCAAGGGAAAGACGATCCTGCAGTCGGGCTGGAAGTCTGTGGAGGAGCATTATCGCAGCACGATTACCACTCGAAAAACGGAAAAGAAAGCAGAAACCCCGCTGCCCAGACTGGAAAAGGATCAGCACTTTGATTCGGTTTCCGTCCGGCTGGAGGAGGGAAAAACCACCCCGCCCAAGCTGTTTACCGAGGATACGCTGCTCTCTGCCATGGAGAATGCTGGCCTGGAGGACCTTCCAGAGGATGCTGAGCGAAAAGGTCTGGGGACTCCGGCCACACGGGCAGGCATCCTGGAAAAGCTGATCAAGACTGAGCTAGTGGAACGCCACGGCGACAAAAAGCTCAAGACCTTGCAGCCCACCCATAAGGGAATTGCTCTGGCCACGATCCTGCCGGAGCAGATCAAATCCCCACAGATGACGGCGGAATGGGAGGAAAAGCTGAAGCGCATCGAAAAGGGACAGCTCTCTCCTGAAATCTTCATGACGGAGATCTCTCAGCACCTGAAAGATCTGGTCGGAACCTATCGGGCGGTCTCTGAAGCCCCCGGCGAGCTGGCCTTAAATCCGGAAAGCATCGGTTCCTGCCCCCGTTGCGGAGATCAGGTGCTGGAAGGGGAACGTCGCTTTTTCTGCCAGAACAAAACCTGTACATTCGCTCTGTGGAAAGAGAATCGTTTCTTCAAGGACAAGAAAAAAGTCCTGACTCGCGAGGTAGCTGCTGCTCTTCTTCAGGAAGGCAGCATCCTGATGAAAAACCTGTATTCGCCCAAGACGCAAAAGACCTATGATGCCCGAATCATCATGGAGGATACCGGCGGCAAGTACGTCAATTTCAGGCTGGAATTCTCGCCCGGTGAAACCAAGGATAAGCACAAAACATCGACAAAATCCAAGGAAAGGATGGAAAAATCATGA